In Rahnella sikkimica, one DNA window encodes the following:
- a CDS encoding virulence factor SrfB, protein MLATITDFKQTIFKQAVTLIQDSGIQFLDFALKPVWDDALPAKFVRKSANGPLLRLDFNPQNGRHFLPGVDGGAPEVVRPEFSFPLEQSLKLLDQIWLPLPFLRFNPPRTFMAGPDNWARVQIRALDTPEADGSTHRVVVAFDTRVTEGDDEQALLAPTPDDVKNGINFALAWHNEELPEFLDHTWVDGWLREVFTEQAALREDREARNIKVALREFEYQAHYLNLLEMLGSQLSIPELKINGATLQEPAINVDLILDVGNSHTCGILVEDHVGETDGLKQTSELQLRDLSQPHFLYNELFESRVEFALARFGKPNFSVESGRDDAFTWPSILRAGREASRLALLREGTEGSTGISSPRRYLWDEDSYTPGWRFSQGGHGAVQEPVAAAMPLTFLINDEGQPLSDLPPEDRLPVFSAHYSRSSVMTLMLSELLAQAMMQINSPAQRIRMLRSSAPRQIRNIILTLPSAMPKPEREIFRRRMQEAIGLVWKSMGWHPADDGFKNQTDKAKSRLPVPDVQMEWDEATCGQMVYLYNETQVNFGGHTGEFFASMARPDRELADDEPVGKTLRIASIDIGGGTTDLAITQYWLDDGMGNNVKITPRLLFREGFKVAGDDILLDVIQLYILPALHAALKKAGLANPDSLMTRLFGSEGRMDGHATLRQQSTLQIFIPLAHAVLEVYERFDPLDTHAEIDAPFGELLGQHPTQKVLEYLHSEIQRVLPAGSAVFDILQAPLVLKLSKLHNEFLSNRMSITQNLRSLCEVVSLHDCDVLLLTGRPSRFPGIQALFRHLQPLPINRMLSLDGYHTSGWYPFNKQGRIDNPKSTAAVGAMLCLLALDLRLPGFYFKAGDFQPYSTVRYLGMMDGNQVLTDDNVCYSDIDLDAHDYKLDSAASFRIRGAICLGFRQLENDRWPASPLYTLSIAEPELARKVAGDSVLRVKLAVKKGEDHPTPEFFDIASAVLDNGTKVPSHHLRLRLNTLGESHYWIDSGSVFVS, encoded by the coding sequence ATGCTGGCAACCATTACAGATTTTAAACAGACCATTTTTAAGCAGGCCGTGACCCTGATCCAGGACAGCGGCATTCAGTTTCTCGACTTCGCGCTCAAGCCCGTATGGGACGACGCGCTGCCTGCCAAATTCGTGCGCAAAAGCGCCAACGGCCCGCTGCTGCGTCTGGATTTTAACCCGCAAAATGGCCGTCATTTCTTACCGGGCGTGGATGGCGGCGCGCCGGAAGTGGTGCGTCCTGAATTCAGTTTCCCGCTGGAACAGTCGCTGAAATTGCTCGATCAGATCTGGCTGCCGCTGCCGTTCCTGCGTTTTAATCCTCCGCGCACCTTTATGGCTGGCCCGGATAACTGGGCGCGTGTGCAAATCCGTGCGCTCGATACGCCGGAAGCGGACGGCAGCACGCACCGCGTGGTGGTGGCGTTTGATACCCGCGTGACCGAAGGCGATGACGAACAGGCGCTGCTTGCTCCGACGCCGGACGACGTGAAAAACGGCATTAACTTTGCGCTGGCGTGGCACAACGAAGAGCTGCCTGAGTTCCTTGACCATACCTGGGTGGACGGCTGGCTGCGTGAGGTCTTTACCGAGCAGGCTGCACTGCGTGAAGACCGCGAGGCGCGCAATATCAAAGTCGCGCTGCGCGAGTTTGAATATCAGGCGCACTATCTGAACCTGCTGGAAATGCTCGGCAGTCAGCTGAGTATTCCGGAGCTGAAGATCAACGGCGCGACGCTTCAGGAACCGGCGATCAACGTGGATCTTATCCTCGACGTCGGTAACTCGCACACCTGCGGCATTCTGGTGGAAGACCATGTCGGCGAAACCGACGGCCTGAAACAGACCAGCGAACTGCAACTGCGTGACCTCTCACAGCCACATTTCCTCTACAACGAGCTGTTCGAGAGCCGTGTGGAATTTGCTCTGGCGCGCTTTGGTAAACCGAACTTTTCCGTCGAAAGCGGCCGCGATGACGCGTTTACCTGGCCGTCGATTCTGCGTGCCGGTCGTGAAGCGAGCCGTCTGGCGCTGCTGCGCGAAGGCACCGAAGGATCGACCGGGATTTCCAGTCCGCGCCGTTATTTGTGGGATGAAGACAGTTATACGCCGGGCTGGCGTTTCAGCCAGGGCGGCCACGGTGCGGTGCAGGAACCGGTGGCGGCGGCGATGCCGCTGACGTTCCTGATCAATGACGAAGGTCAGCCGCTGTCTGACCTGCCGCCGGAAGACCGCCTGCCGGTGTTTTCTGCTCATTACAGCCGCAGCTCGGTGATGACGCTGATGCTGTCCGAACTGCTGGCGCAGGCGATGATGCAAATCAACAGTCCGGCGCAGCGCATCCGTATGTTGCGCTCGTCCGCGCCCCGCCAGATCCGCAATATTATTCTGACGCTGCCGTCGGCGATGCCAAAACCTGAGCGTGAAATTTTCCGCCGCAGAATGCAGGAAGCGATTGGTCTGGTGTGGAAATCGATGGGCTGGCATCCCGCGGATGACGGTTTCAAAAATCAGACCGATAAAGCCAAAAGCCGGTTGCCGGTGCCCGATGTGCAGATGGAATGGGACGAAGCGACCTGCGGCCAGATGGTGTATCTGTACAACGAAACGCAGGTGAATTTCGGCGGTCATACCGGTGAATTCTTTGCCAGCATGGCGCGCCCTGACAGGGAACTGGCCGACGATGAACCGGTGGGCAAAACCCTGCGCATCGCGTCGATCGATATCGGCGGCGGCACCACCGATCTGGCGATTACCCAATACTGGCTCGACGACGGCATGGGGAATAACGTTAAAATCACCCCGCGGCTGCTGTTCCGTGAAGGGTTTAAAGTCGCGGGCGACGATATTCTGCTCGACGTGATCCAGCTTTATATTTTGCCCGCGCTGCACGCCGCGCTGAAGAAAGCCGGGCTGGCGAATCCGGACAGCCTGATGACGCGCCTGTTTGGCAGCGAAGGCCGCATGGACGGCCACGCGACGCTGCGTCAGCAAAGTACGCTGCAAATTTTCATCCCGCTGGCTCACGCCGTGCTGGAAGTTTACGAACGTTTTGATCCGCTGGACACACACGCGGAAATTGATGCGCCGTTTGGCGAACTGCTGGGGCAACATCCGACACAGAAAGTGCTGGAGTATCTGCACAGCGAAATTCAGCGCGTGCTCCCTGCCGGTTCCGCCGTTTTCGATATTTTGCAGGCTCCGCTGGTGCTCAAACTCAGCAAACTGCACAACGAATTTTTATCCAACCGCATGAGCATCACGCAGAATCTGCGTTCGCTCTGTGAAGTGGTGTCGCTGCACGATTGCGATGTGCTGCTGCTGACCGGCCGCCCTTCGCGTTTCCCCGGTATTCAGGCGTTGTTCCGTCATCTTCAGCCGTTGCCGATTAACCGCATGTTGTCGCTGGACGGTTATCACACCAGCGGCTGGTATCCGTTTAATAAACAGGGGCGTATTGATAACCCGAAATCCACGGCGGCTGTAGGCGCAATGCTGTGCCTGCTGGCGCTGGATTTACGGCTGCCGGGCTTCTATTTCAAGGCCGGTGATTTCCAGCCGTATTCCACTGTGCGCTATCTCGGCATGATGGACGGCAATCAGGTACTGACCGACGACAACGTCTGTTACAGCGATATCGACCTGGATGCGCATGATTACAAGCTCGACAGCGCCGCCAGTTTCCGTATCCGTGGCGCGATTTGTCTCGGTTTCCGTCAGTTGGAAAATGACCGCTGGCCCGCGTCGCCGCTGTATACCCTGTCGATTGCGGAGCCGGAACTGGCGCGTAAAGTGGCGGGCGACAGTGTGCTGCGTGTGAAGCTGGCGGTTAAAAAAGGTGAAGATCACCCGACACCGGAATTTTTCGACATCGCCAGCGCGGTGCTGGATAACGGCACCAAAGTGCCGTCCCATCACCTGCGGCTCAGGCTGAACACACTGGGCGAAAGCCATTACTGGATCGACAGTGGGAGCGTATTCGTCTCATGA
- a CDS encoding SrfA family protein codes for MAKSFLRSGSLNDILALGENGQPVYASALQLRETLRLRKHPAIADCLAIPQLNEAGDRLDWYSPREGKVVSWAAATDSARASALRQLENCLDAVAQISKAAKASEKSANQFFGSLLEKAFRFPDQNHVYLVGGQPVLTFWGFVSLDNTHSADPFAALRNTLKAEEPLPTLSLAAEKPRVQEPVVELPPAPRVIKTIEARAAEQENATPEPVAAPRGKKSPLIWALPVAALVFAGSAAAWLYSRAPEPKAETAKTDAPKPAAEPVAIAPPPVATEVKAPEPEVAKPAPAALPVAPAAVVVPAPEPVAEAEKNPVVAEPVPVPVSKNALVLPADAVKIGSTKFLNGNWTAIVDIKDPVTGKPPVLRYQIKQGQGTVKITYGAGVTCHAETSAGLMQSGKLVINSRYRAKCSDGSRYQMPEISCTQGATGAAVCQGRYNGDTVYPITMKREGK; via the coding sequence GTGGCAAAATCATTTTTACGCAGTGGCAGTCTCAACGACATCCTTGCGCTGGGCGAAAACGGGCAACCGGTTTACGCATCAGCCCTGCAATTACGGGAAACCTTACGCCTGCGTAAACACCCTGCAATTGCCGATTGTCTGGCTATACCGCAACTCAATGAAGCCGGTGACCGGCTCGACTGGTATTCCCCGCGCGAAGGCAAAGTGGTGTCCTGGGCGGCGGCCACCGATTCGGCCCGCGCCTCGGCGCTGCGCCAGCTCGAAAACTGTCTGGATGCCGTGGCACAAATCAGCAAGGCGGCGAAAGCGTCTGAAAAATCGGCGAATCAGTTTTTCGGCTCCCTGCTGGAAAAAGCGTTTCGCTTCCCGGATCAGAACCACGTTTATCTGGTAGGCGGCCAGCCGGTGCTGACGTTCTGGGGCTTTGTCAGTCTGGATAACACCCATAGCGCCGACCCGTTTGCGGCTTTGCGCAATACGCTGAAAGCGGAAGAACCGCTGCCGACGCTGTCGCTCGCCGCTGAAAAACCGCGTGTGCAGGAACCGGTCGTCGAACTGCCTCCGGCACCGCGCGTGATCAAAACCATTGAAGCCCGCGCCGCCGAACAGGAAAACGCAACGCCTGAACCGGTCGCCGCGCCGCGCGGTAAAAAATCGCCGCTGATCTGGGCCTTACCGGTCGCGGCGCTGGTCTTCGCCGGTTCTGCTGCCGCCTGGTTGTATTCGCGTGCGCCTGAACCGAAAGCGGAAACCGCCAAAACTGACGCGCCAAAACCGGCGGCTGAACCGGTCGCTATCGCGCCTCCTCCGGTCGCAACGGAAGTAAAAGCGCCGGAACCAGAGGTCGCGAAACCGGCTCCTGCCGCCCTGCCGGTTGCGCCGGCGGCTGTGGTGGTTCCTGCGCCTGAACCGGTGGCAGAAGCCGAGAAAAACCCGGTCGTTGCCGAGCCTGTACCGGTTCCGGTCAGCAAGAATGCGCTGGTGCTGCCAGCGGACGCGGTAAAAATCGGGTCAACCAAATTCCTCAACGGTAACTGGACAGCCATCGTCGATATTAAAGATCCGGTGACCGGCAAGCCGCCGGTGCTGCGTTATCAGATTAAACAAGGTCAGGGAACGGTGAAAATCACCTACGGCGCGGGCGTGACCTGTCACGCTGAAACGAGCGCGGGCCTGATGCAGTCGGGCAAGCTGGTGATCAACAGCCGCTACAGAGCGAAATGCAGCGACGGTTCCCGTTATCAGATGCCGGAAATCAGCTGTACTCAGGGCGCGACGGGCGCTGCGGTGTGTCAGGGGCGTTACAACGGTGACACGGTTTACCCAATTACCATGAAGCGCGAAGGTAAATAA
- a CDS encoding dihydrodipicolinate synthase family protein, which yields MFTGLSAFPLTPLTENGIDEKSFVRLIDRLVSAGVDSIGALGSTGSYAYLTHEDRARVARLAVENAGDVPVMVSIGSVRTSDVLRLAEDAQQAGVKSVLLAPVSYQKLNEDEVFTLYETVSRNLSVPLCVYDNPNTTHFEFSDALYMRVAQLPHVASIKIPNLSPDPVATRQRLDALRALLPAHIKLGAAGDLAAATVLTQGGDVWYSVIAGLFPEIPVAIARAAKRGNAAEAQALSAQLEPLWVLFRKHGSVRVVAAAAELLGMVSAPCLPLPLQSLGGDERQRLAGVLEQLRLQA from the coding sequence ATGTTCACAGGATTAAGTGCTTTTCCCCTTACGCCGCTCACGGAAAACGGCATTGACGAGAAATCTTTTGTCAGACTGATTGACCGGCTGGTCAGCGCTGGCGTGGATTCCATTGGCGCGCTGGGTTCGACGGGCAGTTACGCCTATCTGACCCACGAAGATCGCGCCCGCGTTGCCCGTCTGGCGGTTGAAAATGCGGGTGATGTGCCGGTGATGGTCAGCATCGGTTCTGTGCGGACGTCGGATGTGTTACGTCTGGCCGAAGATGCCCAGCAGGCGGGCGTGAAGTCGGTATTACTGGCACCGGTGTCGTACCAGAAACTTAACGAAGATGAAGTGTTTACGCTGTACGAAACGGTGTCCCGCAACCTGTCGGTGCCGTTGTGCGTTTACGATAATCCGAATACGACCCACTTTGAATTTTCCGATGCGCTGTATATGCGCGTGGCGCAACTGCCGCACGTTGCCAGCATCAAAATCCCTAACCTGTCGCCGGATCCGGTTGCCACCCGTCAGCGGCTGGATGCGCTGCGCGCCTTACTGCCCGCACATATCAAACTGGGCGCGGCGGGTGATCTGGCGGCGGCAACCGTTCTGACGCAAGGCGGTGACGTCTGGTATTCCGTGATTGCCGGTTTGTTCCCGGAAATTCCGGTAGCCATTGCCCGCGCGGCGAAAAGGGGTAATGCGGCCGAAGCGCAGGCGTTATCGGCGCAGCTTGAGCCGTTATGGGTGTTATTCAGAAAACACGGCAGCGTACGCGTTGTCGCCGCCGCGGCTGAATTACTGGGGATGGTTTCCGCGCCCTGCCTGCCGTTACCGCTTCAGTCTCTGGGCGGCGATGAGCGTCAGCGTCTGGCGGGCGTTCTCGAACAACTGCGTTTACAGGCCTGA
- a CDS encoding MFS transporter yields MSQSKSDASEHPQGDSAVNSGISVIALLVAAAFFMEFIDGTVIATALPQMALSFGVSAVDLNAGMSAYMLTLAVLIPASGWAAERFGARNVFTFALGVFTLASLFCALATNVSEFIILRIIQGIGGALMVPVGRLTVLKTTPKPQLIKAIATLTWPALVAPILGPPLGGFITHYASWHWIFYINVPLGIIAMMLAWRLFPQEKPDQPKHFDKPGFLLTGLAMLSLVTGLELISQDHILWITAIALLVAGVVLSVLALRHLQRDPAPMVHLGSLAIPTFRISMGGGSLFRVTISAVPFLLPLMFQVGFGMDPFHAGLLVLAVFAGNLAMKPATTPLIRRFGFRPVLVVNGLLSVFSLLFCAFLTPGTPGWLVMLLLFLGGLSRSMQFTGISTLAFSDVPAKQMADANTLFSTVLQLSVGLGITVGALGTRLGEQLIAAMHWDAIPGLSFKVAFVVIAILTLFGWLDILRLKPDAGVSVSGKK; encoded by the coding sequence ATGAGCCAGAGTAAATCGGATGCGTCAGAACATCCGCAGGGAGATTCCGCGGTTAACTCCGGAATTTCCGTTATTGCTTTATTGGTTGCAGCCGCTTTCTTCATGGAGTTCATCGACGGTACGGTGATTGCCACCGCGTTGCCACAAATGGCGTTGTCGTTTGGCGTTTCAGCGGTGGATCTTAACGCGGGGATGAGCGCGTATATGCTGACGCTGGCGGTGCTGATCCCGGCCAGTGGCTGGGCGGCGGAGCGTTTCGGCGCGCGCAATGTGTTCACCTTTGCGCTGGGCGTGTTTACGCTGGCTTCCCTGTTTTGTGCGCTGGCGACCAACGTCAGTGAATTTATCATTCTGCGTATTATTCAGGGGATTGGCGGCGCGCTGATGGTGCCGGTCGGGCGTCTGACTGTGCTGAAAACTACGCCGAAACCTCAGCTGATTAAAGCTATTGCCACCCTCACCTGGCCTGCGCTGGTCGCGCCAATTCTCGGGCCGCCGCTCGGCGGTTTTATCACTCACTACGCTTCCTGGCACTGGATTTTTTACATCAACGTTCCGCTGGGCATTATCGCGATGATGCTCGCGTGGCGTCTTTTCCCGCAGGAAAAACCTGACCAGCCGAAACACTTCGACAAACCGGGTTTTCTGCTGACCGGCCTGGCGATGCTCTCGCTGGTGACGGGGCTGGAGCTGATCAGTCAGGACCATATTTTGTGGATCACTGCTATCGCGCTGCTGGTGGCGGGCGTTGTGCTGTCGGTGCTGGCGTTACGGCATCTGCAACGTGACCCCGCGCCGATGGTGCATCTGGGTTCGCTGGCGATCCCGACGTTTCGCATCAGCATGGGCGGTGGTTCGCTGTTTCGCGTGACGATCAGCGCCGTGCCTTTCCTGCTGCCGCTGATGTTTCAGGTGGGTTTCGGGATGGATCCTTTCCACGCCGGGCTGCTGGTTCTGGCGGTTTTTGCCGGGAATCTGGCGATGAAACCGGCGACCACGCCGCTGATCCGCCGGTTCGGATTCCGGCCTGTGCTGGTGGTGAACGGATTACTGAGCGTTTTCTCGCTGCTGTTTTGTGCGTTTCTGACGCCGGGCACCCCCGGCTGGCTGGTGATGCTGCTGCTGTTTCTCGGTGGTCTCAGCCGTTCGATGCAGTTCACCGGTATCAGCACGCTGGCTTTTTCTGATGTTCCGGCGAAACAAATGGCCGATGCCAATACGCTGTTCAGCACGGTTTTACAGCTTTCTGTCGGGCTGGGCATTACCGTCGGCGCGCTCGGTACGCGGCTCGGCGAACAGCTGATCGCCGCGATGCACTGGGATGCCATTCCCGGCCTGAGTTTTAAAGTCGCGTTCGTGGTGATTGCAATTCTGACACTTTTTGGCTGGCTGGATATACTGCGGCTGAAACCCGACGCCGGTGTCTCGGTGTCCGGCAAAAAGTGA
- a CDS encoding 2-phosphosulfolactate phosphatase, with the protein MNDFSQTHYDIRLEWGVQAVEQMVAEVDCIVIIDVMSFSTCVSVATERGGFIFPYPWKDTRAQDYAAEKNAQCAQFDRRFEGPGFTLSPYSLQEMPAGTRLVLPSPNGSALTFSAKKSKADIFTACFRNLSATARVCEKYSRILVVPAGEKWPDNTLRPAIEDLAAAGGLISRLKHRRLSVEARAACAVYETMNRQELRYCGSALELQQRGFTADVELCLQEDVFHTACKLTDESFFAALPA; encoded by the coding sequence ATGAATGATTTCTCACAAACCCATTATGACATCCGCCTGGAATGGGGTGTTCAGGCGGTAGAACAAATGGTGGCTGAGGTGGATTGCATTGTCATTATTGACGTGATGTCGTTCTCGACCTGCGTAAGTGTCGCTACGGAGCGTGGTGGTTTTATTTTTCCGTACCCGTGGAAAGATACCCGCGCTCAGGATTATGCGGCTGAGAAAAATGCGCAGTGCGCGCAGTTTGACCGCCGTTTTGAGGGGCCGGGGTTCACGCTTTCGCCCTATTCTTTGCAGGAAATGCCCGCCGGTACCCGGCTGGTGCTGCCCTCACCTAACGGTTCTGCGCTGACGTTTAGCGCGAAAAAATCAAAGGCGGATATCTTCACGGCATGTTTCCGTAATCTGTCGGCAACGGCACGCGTCTGCGAAAAGTATTCCCGCATTCTGGTGGTTCCCGCCGGAGAAAAGTGGCCTGACAACACCCTTCGCCCGGCGATTGAAGATCTGGCTGCTGCGGGTGGTTTGATATCGCGCCTCAAACACCGACGTTTATCCGTAGAAGCGCGCGCCGCCTGTGCCGTCTACGAGACGATGAACCGGCAGGAGCTTCGGTATTGCGGTTCTGCGCTTGAACTTCAGCAACGCGGATTTACTGCTGATGTCGAACTCTGCTTACAGGAAGACGTCTTCCACACCGCCTGCAAACTCACAGATGAGTCTTTCTTTGCCGCACTTCCTGCATAA
- a CDS encoding DUF7710 domain-containing protein encodes MKEIWVFNGSMARFPSGLFFSLDNAKEWIKDNKLSGVLTKYPINTGVYDWSIENGFFTPQDEKHKLPSFIGSFTCASLDHFHFENGEED; translated from the coding sequence ATGAAAGAGATATGGGTATTTAATGGTTCAATGGCTCGTTTTCCTTCAGGATTATTTTTTTCATTGGATAATGCAAAAGAATGGATAAAGGATAATAAATTATCAGGAGTATTAACGAAATACCCTATTAACACAGGGGTTTATGATTGGTCCATTGAGAACGGTTTTTTTACCCCTCAAGACGAAAAACATAAACTTCCTTCATTTATTGGGTCTTTTACATGTGCTTCGTTGGATCATTTTCACTTTGAAAATGGTGAAGAAGATTAA